One genomic segment of Nonomuraea coxensis DSM 45129 includes these proteins:
- a CDS encoding YihY/virulence factor BrkB family protein has product MTVPQTRTMSGEELSADDAWATLRNYGGWQLVRDSLVRFRYGDGMSHARALAFQLCLAIIPGTIALVGLSEVTDHGQLGRVLGLTLRGLAPGGGAEAVKEALEGGNQTSGALALLLGLGTTLVALATAMAQFERGANRIYGVERDRPFPRKYARAAVLALTSGVLMITGFTVLVGGGALGHALSEVYEWGDGAREAFSLVRWPLGFLLAMVSTVTLFRASPRRRQPGHTWLAVGALVALALWTVFTLALALYTDNNSSFGDTYGPLTAVMALLLWSFLSSIALFLGIAFAAQLEACRAGCAEPAHPDPLPAGTGAQ; this is encoded by the coding sequence GTGACGGTCCCCCAGACCCGGACGATGAGCGGCGAGGAGCTGTCCGCCGACGACGCCTGGGCGACCTTGCGCAACTACGGCGGCTGGCAGCTCGTCCGCGACTCGCTGGTGCGGTTCCGCTACGGCGACGGCATGAGCCATGCCCGCGCGCTGGCCTTCCAGCTCTGCCTGGCCATCATCCCTGGCACGATCGCGCTGGTCGGTCTGAGCGAGGTGACCGACCACGGCCAGCTCGGCCGGGTGCTGGGCCTGACGCTGCGCGGCCTGGCGCCCGGAGGCGGGGCAGAGGCGGTCAAGGAGGCGCTGGAGGGCGGCAACCAGACCTCCGGCGCGCTCGCCCTGCTGCTGGGCCTCGGCACCACGCTGGTGGCGCTGGCGACCGCGATGGCGCAGTTCGAGCGCGGCGCCAACCGCATCTACGGCGTCGAGCGCGACCGGCCCTTCCCCCGCAAGTACGCGCGGGCGGCCGTGCTGGCGCTGACCTCCGGCGTCCTCATGATCACCGGGTTCACGGTCCTGGTGGGCGGCGGCGCGCTCGGCCACGCGCTCTCCGAGGTCTACGAATGGGGAGACGGGGCACGGGAGGCGTTCTCGCTCGTCCGCTGGCCGCTCGGCTTCCTGCTGGCGATGGTGAGCACGGTCACGCTGTTCCGGGCCTCGCCCCGGCGGCGGCAGCCGGGCCACACCTGGCTGGCCGTGGGCGCGCTGGTGGCGCTGGCCCTGTGGACGGTGTTCACGCTGGCGCTCGCGCTCTACACCGACAACAACAGCTCGTTCGGCGACACGTACGGGCCGCTGACCGCCGTCATGGCGCTGCTGCTGTGGTCGTTCCTCAGCTCGATCGCGCTCTTCCTGGGGATCGCGTTCGCGGCGCAACTGGAGGCGTGCCGGGCCGGCTGCGCCGAGCCGGCCCACCCCGATCCGCTGCCGGCTGGAACGGGCGCTCAGTAG
- a CDS encoding DsrE family protein: MARSLVIKVTAGADAPERCNQAFNVAAAALASGVPVSLWLTGESSWFALPGRAAEFDLPHAAPLTDLLAAVLAAGRVTLCTQCAARREITVDDVIDGVRIAGAPTFVEEATAEGVQALVY; this comes from the coding sequence ATGGCACGATCTCTGGTGATCAAGGTTACCGCCGGGGCCGACGCCCCCGAGCGCTGCAACCAGGCGTTCAACGTCGCGGCCGCCGCCCTGGCGAGCGGTGTCCCCGTGTCCCTGTGGCTGACCGGCGAGTCGTCGTGGTTCGCGCTGCCGGGGCGGGCCGCGGAGTTCGACCTCCCGCACGCCGCGCCGCTCACCGACCTGCTCGCGGCCGTGCTGGCCGCGGGCCGGGTGACGCTGTGCACGCAGTGCGCCGCCCGCCGCGAGATCACCGTGGACGACGTCATCGACGGCGTACGCATCGCCGGCGCGCCGACGTTCGTCGAAGAGGCGACCGCGGAGGGCGTGCAGGCCCTGGTCTACTGA
- a CDS encoding FABP family protein, with protein MEEPEVHPALEPIAFLLGRWEGAGVGGYPTIESFNFGQEIEFGHNGKPFLTYVSRTWLLDQDGNRVRPLATESGYWRAQPDRQLEVVLAHPTGVVEIYLGEVVFHKIELRTDVVARTASAKEYTAGHRLYGLVNGNLMWAYEMAAMGQPLSDHMSAELKKVA; from the coding sequence ATGGAAGAACCTGAGGTGCACCCCGCCCTGGAGCCGATCGCGTTCCTGCTCGGCCGGTGGGAGGGCGCGGGCGTCGGCGGCTACCCGACGATCGAGAGCTTCAACTTCGGGCAGGAGATCGAGTTCGGCCACAACGGCAAGCCGTTCCTGACCTACGTCAGCCGCACCTGGCTGCTCGACCAGGACGGCAACCGGGTCCGGCCGCTGGCCACCGAGTCCGGCTACTGGCGGGCCCAGCCCGACCGCCAGCTTGAGGTGGTGCTCGCGCACCCGACCGGCGTCGTCGAGATCTACCTCGGCGAGGTCGTCTTCCACAAGATCGAGCTGCGCACCGACGTGGTCGCCCGCACCGCCAGCGCCAAGGAATACACCGCGGGCCACCGCCTCTACGGGCTGGTCAACGGCAACCTCATGTGGGCCTACGAGATGGCCGCGATGGGGCAGCCGCTGTCGGACCACATGTCGGCCGAGCTGAAGAAGGTCGCGTGA
- a CDS encoding DUF2470 domain-containing protein, which produces MSTPFTPDAVEAIKRHMNDDHAGDSLLIVRALAGRPSATTAVTSDVDAEAIEFTIDGGERVRVPWGETLTERAQVRKAVVTLYRRACADLGVTPRGEH; this is translated from the coding sequence GTGAGCACGCCGTTCACCCCCGACGCGGTCGAGGCCATCAAGCGCCACATGAACGACGACCACGCCGGCGACTCGCTGCTCATCGTCCGGGCCCTCGCCGGCCGGCCGTCCGCGACCACGGCGGTGACCAGCGACGTCGACGCCGAGGCGATCGAGTTCACGATCGACGGCGGCGAGCGCGTCCGCGTGCCGTGGGGCGAGACGCTCACCGAGCGGGCCCAGGTGCGTAAGGCCGTGGTGACCCTCTACCGCCGCGCCTGCGCCGACCTGGGGGTCACGCCGCGCGGCGAGCACTGA
- a CDS encoding DUF899 domain-containing protein: MSANPLPPVVDAATWRRELDALRVREKAATRELDAIAAQRRRLPMVRLPDYVLDGENGPVRLPDVFDGARQLIVYNHMWFPGKEWQCPGCTGFTAQFTRLEFLHDYDARFVVVTQGPIDEALAYKRRVGNAMAWYSTANSPFGADVGAPPGGGFAVNVFLRDGDDVYRTWHTDGRGSEQLTHTFALIDLLPYGRQEEWQDSPEGWPQSPAYSRWASSEDIAARYGPG, from the coding sequence ATGAGCGCCAACCCCTTGCCGCCCGTCGTCGACGCCGCCACCTGGCGGCGCGAGCTGGACGCGCTGCGCGTCCGCGAGAAGGCCGCCACCCGTGAGCTCGACGCCATCGCCGCCCAGCGCCGCCGCCTGCCCATGGTCCGGCTGCCCGACTACGTCCTCGACGGCGAGAACGGCCCCGTCCGGCTGCCGGACGTCTTCGACGGCGCTCGGCAGTTGATCGTCTACAACCACATGTGGTTCCCGGGCAAGGAATGGCAGTGCCCGGGCTGCACCGGGTTCACCGCGCAGTTCACCCGCCTGGAGTTCCTCCACGACTACGACGCCAGGTTCGTCGTCGTCACCCAGGGCCCCATCGACGAGGCGCTCGCCTACAAGCGGCGCGTCGGCAACGCCATGGCCTGGTATTCCACCGCGAACAGCCCGTTCGGCGCCGACGTGGGCGCCCCGCCCGGCGGCGGCTTCGCCGTCAACGTGTTCCTGCGCGACGGCGACGACGTCTACCGCACCTGGCACACCGACGGGCGCGGCAGCGAGCAGCTCACCCACACCTTCGCGCTGATCGACCTGCTGCCGTACGGACGGCAGGAGGAGTGGCAGGACTCCCCCGAAGGCTGGCCGCAGTCGCCGGCCTACAGCCGCTGGGCCTCCTCGGAGGACATCGCCGCCCGCTACGGCCCCGGCTAG
- a CDS encoding Fur family transcriptional regulator yields the protein MTETQWHEELRAKGYRVTPQRQLVLEAVKDLEHATPEEICVKVRETARGVNISTVYRTLELLEELGLVTHTHLGHGAPTYHLAAEADHVHLVCRGCDQVLEVRPELAAGLVKALDDELGFVADVHHLTVFGRCRDCR from the coding sequence ATGACCGAGACGCAGTGGCACGAGGAACTCCGTGCGAAGGGCTACCGGGTCACGCCGCAGCGTCAGCTCGTCCTCGAAGCGGTCAAGGATCTGGAGCACGCCACACCGGAGGAGATCTGCGTCAAGGTCCGTGAGACGGCTCGCGGGGTCAACATCTCGACCGTCTACCGGACGCTGGAGCTGCTGGAGGAGCTGGGGCTGGTCACCCACACGCATCTCGGGCACGGCGCGCCGACCTACCACTTGGCGGCCGAGGCCGACCACGTCCACCTGGTGTGCCGGGGCTGCGACCAGGTGCTGGAGGTGCGGCCCGAGCTGGCCGCGGGGCTGGTGAAGGCGCTGGACGACGAGCTGGGGTTCGTCGCCGACGTTCACCACCTGACCGTCTTCGGACGTTGCCGCGACTGCCGATAG
- a CDS encoding YgfZ/GcvT domain-containing protein, which yields MRSPLLDLPGAVAADAPDSDVAAHYGDLFAEQRALAKGEAVVDRSNREVVRISGADRLKWLNDLTSQKLDTLKPGEWTQTLDLDLQGRVLHHLTLVDDGESVLAHVEPGTAQSLVDYLDRMRFMLRVEVSRADDLAVLSTADADVLVPRAELPEHLGRPLAGLWAYEALRIEAHRPRLGFETDHKTIPHEVGWIGAAVHLSKGCYRGQETVARVHNLGHPPRRLVFLHLDGSVDTLPVHGDPVIFESQEVGVVGSAARHHELGPIALAVVKRTVPVDAPLLAGGVAAGQEVVVPPDAGRNVSIDPSLRRRIR from the coding sequence ATGCGTAGCCCTCTGCTCGACCTCCCCGGCGCGGTCGCCGCTGACGCGCCGGACTCCGACGTAGCCGCCCACTACGGCGACCTGTTCGCCGAGCAGCGCGCGCTGGCCAAGGGCGAGGCCGTCGTCGACCGCAGCAACCGCGAGGTGGTCCGGATCTCCGGCGCCGACCGGCTGAAATGGCTCAACGACCTGACCTCGCAGAAGCTCGACACGCTCAAACCGGGCGAGTGGACGCAGACGCTCGACCTCGACCTGCAAGGCCGCGTGCTGCACCACCTGACCCTGGTCGACGACGGCGAGAGCGTGCTGGCCCACGTCGAGCCGGGCACCGCGCAGAGCCTCGTCGACTACCTCGACCGCATGCGGTTCATGCTGCGGGTCGAGGTGTCGCGGGCCGACGACCTCGCCGTGCTCTCCACGGCCGACGCGGACGTCCTGGTGCCGCGCGCCGAGCTGCCCGAGCACCTGGGCAGGCCGCTGGCGGGGCTGTGGGCGTACGAGGCGCTGCGCATCGAGGCGCACCGGCCGCGGCTGGGCTTCGAGACCGACCACAAGACCATCCCGCACGAGGTGGGCTGGATCGGCGCGGCGGTCCACCTGAGCAAGGGCTGCTACCGCGGGCAGGAGACCGTGGCGCGGGTGCACAACCTCGGGCATCCGCCGCGCCGCCTGGTGTTCCTGCACCTCGACGGCAGCGTCGACACGCTGCCCGTGCACGGCGACCCGGTGATCTTCGAGAGCCAGGAGGTCGGCGTGGTCGGCTCGGCGGCCCGCCACCACGAGCTGGGCCCGATCGCGCTGGCCGTGGTCAAGCGCACGGTGCCGGTCGACGCGCCGCTGCTGGCGGGCGGGGTCGCGGCCGGCCAGGAGGTCGTGGTGCCGCCGGACGCCGGGCGCAACGTCTCCATCGACCCGTCGCTGCGCCGGCGGATCAGATGA
- the dtd gene encoding D-aminoacyl-tRNA deacylase, protein MRAVVQRVSSASVEVEGRTVGEIAEPGLLVLVGVTHTDTRAEAAKLAAKLWGLRILHGEKSCSDVAAPLLVISQFTLYGDARKGRRPTWQAAAPGPVAEPLVDAVVEELRALGAHVETGVFGADMKVSLVNDGPITLVLEF, encoded by the coding sequence ATGCGAGCAGTGGTGCAGCGAGTGAGTTCAGCGTCCGTGGAGGTCGAGGGCCGGACGGTCGGCGAGATCGCCGAGCCCGGCCTGCTCGTCCTCGTCGGGGTCACGCACACCGACACCAGGGCCGAGGCGGCCAAGCTGGCCGCCAAGCTGTGGGGCCTGCGGATCCTGCACGGCGAGAAGTCGTGCTCCGACGTCGCCGCCCCGCTCCTGGTGATCAGCCAGTTCACCCTCTACGGCGACGCGCGCAAGGGCCGGCGACCCACCTGGCAGGCCGCCGCCCCGGGGCCCGTCGCCGAGCCCCTGGTGGACGCCGTCGTCGAGGAGCTGCGCGCGCTCGGCGCCCACGTGGAGACGGGCGTGTTCGGCGCGGACATGAAGGTCTCGCTCGTCAACGACGGCCCGATCACCCTCGTCCTGGAGTTCTGA
- a CDS encoding asparaginase translates to MEVVRSGFVESTHQARMLTVDAEGRLIETQGAVHVPASPRSSMKPLQALGMLRGGLALEGELLALACASHSGEPFHAEGVRKILADAGLEEQALRCPEDHPFDRRSTEYGRVFMNCSGKHAAMLATCAVNDWPLTTYLEPSHPLQRAIRETVEELTGERVAASGVDGCGAPLFFVSMLGVTKAFRAFPRSSADSYERKIFDAMRAHPEMTSGTDRLEAKLMRALPGLMVKSGAEGFDAFAFEDGRAGTVKIEDGSMRARGPVTVAALRSLGLDAPELAELAAPPVLGGGRPVGEVRIR, encoded by the coding sequence GTGGAAGTCGTCCGATCCGGGTTCGTGGAGTCCACGCATCAGGCCCGCATGCTGACCGTGGACGCCGAAGGCCGCCTGATCGAGACACAGGGCGCGGTGCACGTGCCCGCCTCGCCGCGGTCGTCGATGAAGCCGCTCCAGGCGCTCGGCATGCTGCGCGGCGGGCTGGCGCTGGAGGGCGAGCTGCTGGCGCTGGCCTGCGCCTCGCACTCGGGCGAGCCGTTCCACGCGGAGGGGGTACGCAAGATCCTCGCGGACGCCGGGCTGGAGGAGCAGGCGCTGCGGTGCCCCGAGGACCACCCGTTCGACCGGCGCTCGACCGAGTACGGCCGGGTCTTCATGAACTGCTCGGGCAAGCACGCCGCCATGCTGGCCACCTGCGCGGTCAACGACTGGCCGCTGACCACCTACCTGGAGCCGTCGCATCCGTTGCAGCGGGCGATCAGGGAGACCGTCGAGGAGCTCACCGGCGAGCGGGTGGCGGCCTCGGGCGTGGACGGCTGCGGGGCGCCGCTGTTCTTCGTGTCGATGCTGGGGGTGACGAAGGCGTTCCGCGCGTTCCCGAGGTCGTCGGCCGACTCGTACGAACGCAAGATCTTCGACGCGATGCGCGCCCACCCCGAGATGACGTCCGGCACCGACCGGCTTGAGGCGAAGCTCATGCGCGCGCTGCCCGGCCTGATGGTGAAGTCGGGCGCGGAGGGGTTCGACGCGTTCGCCTTCGAGGACGGCAGGGCGGGCACCGTCAAGATCGAGGACGGCTCGATGCGCGCCCGCGGGCCGGTCACGGTGGCGGCGCTGCGCTCGCTCGGCCTCGACGCCCCCGAGCTGGCCGAGCTGGCCGCCCCGCCGGTGCTCGGCGGGGGACGGCCGGTCGGCGAGGTACGGATCCGCTAG
- a CDS encoding DUF2207 domain-containing protein: MTGIRLTLAALGATALTLTAAPAALAATAGITDDVTMTLGKDGTLHVVEKISGGSSGLKRTFITRTRYDDGNDRLFRITNVKGGTYDGDVLTVTSGTVEYDVKGAVMSSGGVEELRWFAVSGWNQPVAKATVKVQGPGQIQNLSCFAGELTSAVGCTAASMDHTAAQADFEQENLAPGEALTVVIGYPAGSSAGTPILERRFSLASAFTLNTVTGGALAGLLVLLLGGIGLLYWTRGRDARVAGSDQGAVNPVQNGHFSPPDGVRPGQIGTLVDEQADVVDVTATIVDLAVRGYLRIDEQPRQTYDAPDWLLVRLPTAPVDALLPYEKALHDAIFDGRDAVLLSQLSGMFATHLGKVRDALYADVVKQGWFARRPDTERTRWTTIGVVLIVAGVLATAGLAWFTTYGLLGLAVIIAGGALAIGGQYMPAKTAKGSAALAHTLGFREYLFSGELGHVPEQHRVELFSRYLPYAVIFDGVEHWSRVVASVTGNGHQADNLYWYHGPAEWDLSKFAGSMRTFCTTTSGAISATRQFRSL, from the coding sequence ATGACCGGTATCAGACTCACGCTGGCCGCGCTGGGGGCCACCGCTCTGACGCTGACCGCCGCCCCCGCCGCCCTCGCGGCGACGGCCGGGATCACGGACGACGTCACGATGACCCTCGGCAAGGACGGCACCCTCCACGTGGTCGAGAAGATCAGCGGGGGATCGAGTGGGCTGAAGCGCACGTTCATCACCCGCACCCGGTACGACGACGGCAACGACCGCCTCTTCCGGATCACGAACGTCAAGGGCGGCACGTACGACGGCGACGTGCTCACCGTGACGAGCGGCACCGTCGAGTACGACGTCAAGGGCGCGGTGATGTCCTCGGGCGGCGTGGAGGAGCTGCGCTGGTTCGCGGTGAGCGGCTGGAACCAGCCGGTCGCCAAGGCCACCGTCAAGGTGCAGGGCCCCGGCCAGATCCAGAACCTCTCCTGCTTCGCCGGCGAGCTCACCTCGGCCGTCGGCTGCACCGCCGCCTCCATGGACCACACCGCCGCCCAGGCCGACTTCGAGCAGGAGAACCTCGCGCCCGGCGAGGCCCTGACCGTCGTCATCGGCTATCCGGCGGGCTCCAGCGCGGGCACGCCGATCCTGGAGCGGCGCTTCTCGCTGGCGTCGGCGTTCACGCTGAACACCGTCACCGGCGGCGCCCTGGCCGGCCTCCTGGTGCTGCTGCTCGGCGGCATCGGCCTGCTCTACTGGACGCGGGGCCGCGACGCCCGCGTGGCGGGCAGCGACCAGGGAGCGGTCAACCCCGTACAGAACGGGCACTTCTCCCCGCCGGACGGGGTCCGTCCGGGCCAGATCGGCACGCTCGTGGACGAGCAGGCCGACGTCGTGGACGTCACCGCCACCATCGTGGACCTCGCCGTCCGCGGCTACCTACGCATCGACGAGCAGCCCCGCCAGACCTACGACGCGCCCGACTGGCTGCTCGTACGGCTGCCCACCGCGCCGGTCGACGCCCTGCTGCCCTACGAGAAGGCGCTCCACGACGCCATCTTCGACGGCCGGGACGCGGTGCTGCTGTCGCAACTGTCCGGGATGTTCGCCACGCACCTGGGCAAGGTCCGCGACGCGCTCTACGCCGACGTGGTCAAGCAGGGCTGGTTCGCCCGCCGCCCCGACACCGAGCGCACCCGGTGGACGACGATCGGCGTCGTCCTCATCGTGGCCGGCGTGCTCGCCACGGCGGGACTCGCCTGGTTCACCACGTACGGGCTGCTCGGCCTCGCGGTCATCATCGCGGGCGGCGCGCTCGCCATCGGCGGCCAGTACATGCCGGCCAAGACCGCCAAGGGCTCGGCGGCGCTGGCGCACACCCTGGGCTTCCGCGAGTATCTGTTCTCCGGCGAGCTGGGCCACGTGCCGGAGCAGCACCGGGTGGAGCTGTTCTCCCGCTACCTGCCGTACGCGGTGATCTTCGACGGCGTGGAGCACTGGTCGCGGGTGGTGGCCTCCGTCACCGGCAACGGCCACCAGGCCGACAACCTCTACTGGTACCACGGGCCCGCGGAGTGGGACCTGTCGAAGTTCGCCGGCTCGATGCGCACGTTCTGCACGACGACCTCGGGCGCCATCTCCGCCACCCGCCAGTTCCGCAGCCTGTAG
- a CDS encoding FAD-dependent monooxygenase, producing the protein MKVLVSGASVGGPVLAYWLGRHGIEAEIVERAPGPRTGGQAIDVRGAALTVADRMGVLERARALRTRMRGMSMVDGSGAELMRSTEGTLSGGAFDSPDVEIMRDDLTALVLAAADPVIVHGDSIAALAQDADGVDVTFESGRRARYDHVVGADGLHSNVRRLAFGPEERYVRHLGAYVSIFTAPNFLGLDHWQTWFREGEVGGVVYSDRDATTMRVNLGFQDGPIAYDHRDLDAQKRLVQERCAGLGWEVPRLLDAMGKADDFYFDAMAQVVMERWSAGRVTLVGDAGYCASPLSGQGTSLAMVGAYVLAEELAAGPSGAFERYERRLRPFVAANQALATENPGQGAAPESIQRAANAITLD; encoded by the coding sequence ATGAAGGTGCTCGTCTCGGGCGCGAGCGTCGGCGGTCCGGTCCTGGCCTACTGGCTGGGGCGGCACGGCATCGAGGCGGAGATCGTCGAGCGGGCCCCGGGCCCGCGCACCGGCGGGCAGGCGATCGACGTCCGGGGCGCGGCGCTCACGGTCGCCGACCGGATGGGCGTCCTGGAGCGGGCCAGGGCCCTGCGCACCCGGATGCGCGGCATGTCGATGGTGGACGGCTCCGGCGCCGAGCTGATGCGCAGCACCGAGGGCACGCTGAGCGGCGGCGCGTTCGACAGCCCCGACGTCGAGATCATGCGCGACGACCTGACCGCGCTGGTCCTCGCCGCCGCCGACCCCGTCATCGTCCACGGCGACTCGATCGCCGCCCTCGCCCAGGACGCGGACGGCGTGGACGTCACGTTCGAGAGCGGCCGCCGCGCCCGCTACGACCACGTGGTCGGCGCCGACGGCCTGCACTCCAACGTACGCCGTCTGGCCTTCGGCCCCGAGGAGCGCTATGTCCGCCACCTCGGCGCGTACGTCTCCATCTTCACCGCCCCCAACTTCCTCGGCCTCGACCACTGGCAGACCTGGTTCCGCGAGGGCGAGGTGGGCGGCGTCGTCTACAGCGACCGCGACGCCACCACGATGCGCGTGAACCTCGGCTTCCAGGACGGCCCGATCGCCTACGACCACCGCGACCTCGACGCCCAGAAGCGGCTGGTCCAGGAGCGCTGCGCCGGCCTCGGCTGGGAGGTCCCCCGGCTGCTGGACGCGATGGGCAAGGCCGACGACTTCTACTTCGACGCGATGGCGCAGGTCGTGATGGAGCGCTGGTCGGCCGGCCGGGTGACGCTGGTCGGCGACGCGGGCTACTGCGCCTCGCCGCTGTCCGGTCAGGGCACCAGCCTCGCCATGGTGGGGGCGTACGTGCTGGCGGAGGAGCTCGCGGCCGGCCCGTCCGGGGCGTTCGAGCGCTACGAGCGGCGGCTGCGCCCGTTCGTCGCGGCCAACCAGGCGCTCGCCACCGAGAACCCCGGTCAGGGCGCGGCCCCGGAGAGCATCCAGCGGGCCGCGAACGCGATCACTCTCGATTGA
- a CDS encoding TetR/AcrR family transcriptional regulator C-terminal domain-containing protein — MDTPPYARIAGEIKRRVADGRLRPGDRVPSTRQLARDWDVALATAAKALALLAQEGVVIAEPRVGTVVAEQRGPGRPASRRGMPLGPSGASEVSRSSGSSGPSAVRERVVRAAVELADADGLDELTMRALADRLGMATMSLYRHVSGKDELVLLMVDAVVDDYPLPPTRPAGWREALETSARLQWAAYRAHPWMAGVTSLYRPLPSAGLLKHAEWVMDALAGTRLDAEAKMHVHILLHSFVQGLAANIEQERRARAATGLSDEEWMRAQEERLRAVSESPGYTAFAAFLGELGEFDLDLDRLFAFGLRPLLDGLAGQIDQRE; from the coding sequence ATGGACACTCCGCCCTACGCGCGCATCGCGGGCGAGATCAAGCGGCGGGTCGCCGACGGCAGGCTGCGTCCCGGCGACCGCGTGCCCTCCACCCGCCAGCTCGCCCGCGACTGGGACGTCGCCCTGGCCACCGCCGCCAAGGCCCTCGCGCTGCTGGCCCAGGAGGGAGTGGTGATCGCCGAGCCGAGGGTGGGCACGGTGGTCGCCGAGCAACGCGGCCCCGGCCGCCCGGCGAGCCGCCGTGGCATGCCCTTAGGGCCCTCAGGGGCCTCAGAAGTTTCAAGGTCCTCAGGGTCCTCCGGGCCGTCCGCTGTCCGCGAGCGCGTCGTGCGGGCGGCCGTCGAGCTCGCCGACGCCGACGGGCTCGACGAGCTGACCATGCGCGCGCTCGCGGACCGGCTGGGGATGGCCACGATGTCCCTCTACCGCCACGTCAGCGGCAAGGACGAGCTGGTCCTGCTCATGGTCGACGCGGTGGTCGACGACTACCCGTTGCCCCCGACGCGGCCCGCCGGCTGGCGCGAGGCACTGGAGACGAGCGCCCGCCTCCAGTGGGCGGCCTACCGGGCGCACCCCTGGATGGCCGGGGTCACCTCGCTGTACCGCCCGCTGCCCTCCGCCGGCCTGCTGAAGCACGCGGAGTGGGTGATGGACGCCCTGGCCGGCACCCGGCTCGACGCGGAGGCCAAGATGCACGTGCACATCCTGCTGCACAGCTTCGTGCAGGGCCTGGCCGCCAACATCGAGCAGGAACGGCGGGCCCGCGCCGCCACCGGCCTGTCGGACGAGGAGTGGATGCGCGCGCAGGAGGAGCGCCTGCGGGCGGTCAGCGAGTCGCCGGGATACACGGCCTTCGCCGCGTTCCTGGGGGAGCTGGGGGAGTTCGACCTCGATCTCGACCGGCTCTTCGCGTTCGGGCTGCGCCCCCTGCTCGACGGCCTGGCGGGGCAGATCGACCAGCGGGAGTGA
- a CDS encoding ABC transporter substrate-binding protein has protein sequence MTWLGDQLGRIADEMPQRDLGARAMERYQRRRRNRIAFAAAATVVVTLLAATVGVRALPTERQPAVGPTLPVERPTTEPAERPTEVLERPTIKVGMLPTVESAVLPVAQRMGYFEEEGLNVLPVFVSGSAAAAPLLAQGLLDLAQLDYATVLEANEQGKDLRIAAASHQAAPGTLALVVNATSKVRTVADLKGKRIAVTTFGTVPLLALTALLERAGLTRKDVVLAETTYPQMLGAMKQGRFDAALLAEPFVTAGRQEGLIRVVADAMTGDFANLQTSGMTATERWIARNPRTLAAFLRALGKARRLVAADPEHAHAVLPTYTRLPQYTRISEGAGGKAVLGSYPGKVDLAHLRRIAALAHAQGLLDRLPDPAASVAKTK, from the coding sequence ATGACCTGGCTCGGAGACCAGCTCGGCCGCATCGCCGACGAGATGCCGCAGCGTGACCTGGGCGCCAGGGCGATGGAGCGGTACCAGCGCAGGAGGCGCAACCGGATCGCGTTCGCCGCCGCCGCGACGGTCGTGGTGACGTTGCTCGCCGCCACCGTCGGGGTGCGGGCGTTGCCCACGGAACGGCAGCCGGCGGTCGGCCCCACCCTCCCGGTAGAGCGGCCCACCACCGAGCCCGCGGAGCGGCCCACCGAGGTCCTGGAACGGCCGACCATCAAGGTCGGCATGCTGCCGACGGTGGAGTCGGCGGTCCTGCCCGTGGCCCAGAGGATGGGCTATTTCGAGGAGGAAGGGCTGAACGTGCTCCCCGTGTTCGTGAGCGGTTCGGCGGCCGCGGCGCCGTTGCTCGCGCAGGGCCTGCTGGATCTGGCCCAGCTCGACTACGCGACGGTTCTCGAGGCGAACGAGCAGGGCAAGGACCTCAGGATCGCGGCGGCCTCCCACCAGGCCGCGCCAGGGACGCTGGCGCTCGTGGTGAACGCCACCTCGAAGGTCAGGACGGTCGCCGACCTCAAGGGCAAGAGGATCGCGGTCACCACGTTCGGCACGGTCCCGTTGCTCGCGCTGACCGCCCTGCTGGAGCGGGCCGGGCTGACGCGGAAGGACGTCGTGCTGGCCGAGACCACGTATCCCCAGATGCTCGGCGCGATGAAGCAGGGACGGTTCGACGCCGCCCTGCTGGCCGAGCCCTTCGTCACGGCCGGACGCCAGGAGGGGCTTATACGGGTCGTGGCGGACGCGATGACCGGCGACTTCGCGAACCTGCAGACGTCGGGGATGACCGCCACCGAGCGCTGGATCGCCCGTAACCCCCGCACGCTCGCGGCCTTCCTGCGCGCGCTGGGCAAGGCGCGACGCCTGGTCGCCGCCGACCCGGAGCACGCCCACGCGGTGCTGCCCACCTACACCAGGCTGCCCCAATACACTAGGATCTCCGAGGGGGCGGGCGGGAAGGCCGTGCTCGGCTCCTATCCCGGCAAGGTGGATCTGGCGCATCTCAGGCGGATCGCCGCCCTCGCCCACGCTCAGGGGCTGCTCGACCGCCTGCCGGACCCGGCGGCCTCGGTCGCGAAGACGAAGTGA